ACCGTATCGAAACCCGACAGGAAGGCCAGGCCGCAGCTCAGCGTATGGGTACCGTTGAGCAGCCGGAGTTTCAGTTCTTTAAAAACTTCTATGCTGGGGGCGATGACCACGCCCGGATCCGCCTTTGCAAACGAAAGGACCGGTCCCAGGATGTCTTCGTCTCCCTCGATGGCCCAAAGCCGGTAAGACTCACAGACCAGGAGCAGGTCGTCCTCATACCCCAGGTATTTCTGTATCTGGTCGAGCATGATGGCGTCCGGCCGCCCCGGTACGATCCGGTCCACCAGGGAACTGCAAAAGCTGTTGTACCTGTCCAGCCACTCCAGGAAAGCCTCCGGCAGTTTATTGAAACGCGCCAGGTCGATGACGATCCGTTTCAGTTTTTTGCCATTGTCGCTGATGAGCTCGGTCGGGATGATGACCAGGCCTCCATCGGCGCTCCCTTTGCAGGATTCATAGCGCGTATACAGAAAGGCCAATAATTTTCCGGGAAAAGAAGCAGGCGGCTCCGCATGGATGTCCTCTTCTACCGCTTGTATGCCGACTTCCGTGGTGTTCGATATGATGATGCGGATGCCGTTTTTCCGGGCCAGTTCCAGGACATCGTCCCAGGCGTCCGCCGCCGAAAGGACCCGGCTGATGGCCGAGCTGATCCGGTTCTCGAAGACCTTATGGCCGTGTTCGATTCCCCGGATGCAAAGCGTATACAGGCTGTTCTGGCGGTCAAAGGCCCCCGCGTCCCCGCCGCTTGTCGACTTGACGACGACGATGCGGCCGTGGAACAACCCCTGCCGGTTGGCTTTGTCGATAAAGTAGTCCGGCAATCCCCTCAACAGGACGCCGGTCCCGAATTGCAGGACGGTCTCCGGGAGGGACAGGTTTTCCGCTTTGGGTTTGACCACGCCTTCGTCCGGTATCTGCGCTAGCTCGTTGATAGAAAGTTTCATGTCGTGCTATTAAAGTTCAATCATTGCTTTGATAACCCCCGAAGCCGGATCCAGCCAGCCGGGGAATTCGGCGCCCACTTTGTCAAAGGGCGCGCGGTGGGTGATAAAGGTAACGGGGTCCACCTCGCCGCTGCGCAGCGCCCGCATCACCTGCCGGAAGTCTTCCCGGGTAGCGTTACGGCTGCTCATCAGCGTGCTCTCCCTTTTGTGAAACTCCGGGTGGGAGAAGCAAAAGGCCTCTTTTTGCAGACCGATCAGCACGTACCGGCCGCCGTGGGCCAGGTAGTCCAGGCCGCCGTTGATCGCCTTCAGGTTGCCGGTGGCGTCGATCACGACGGTGGCCATGTCGCCGCTGGTGATGTCGCGGACGGCCTCCAGGGCCGTCGGCGCGGCGGAGCCGTCTTGGGCCGCCCCGCCCGGCCCTGTCGCGCCGCTGGAGGCGGTTGGCGTCGGGCCCGCGGCAGTGGCCCCTGCGCCACCTGCCAGCACCGTGTGCTCCACCCCCAGTTGCTCGCGGCAAAAGCGCAACCGCGCCTCGTTGACGTCAAGCGCGATCACGCGCGCGCCCGCAATGCGGGCAAACGCCATCGTGCCGAGACCGATCGGGCCCGCGCCGATCACCAGGACGAACTCCCCCGGGGTGATGCCCGCGCGGCGGACGCCATGGGCGCCGATGGCCAGGGGTTCGACCAGGGCCAGGGCGTCGTGGGAAAGGCCTTCGCCAGGGACAAGGGCGTCGTTCGGAACGGAAAGATACTCTACCATCCCGCCGTCGATGTGGACGCCGCAGACCTTGATCGAGGTACAGCAGTTGGGGAGGCCCCGGCGGCAGGCGATGCAGTGGCCGCAGGCGTAATATGGGATGAGGGTGCAGGCGTCGCCGCGCTCGGGGCCGTCGACGGGGTCCCCCGCCAGCTCGTGTCCCAGGATACGCGGGTAACTGAAATAAGGTTGTGTCCCCTGGAACGCGTGCAGGTCGGTCCCGCACACGCCGATGCGGCGGATGCGCAAGGTCGTCCGGCCGTCCTGCGGTTCGGGGGCAGGTATATCCAGGAGAGAAAAAGATCCGGGTGTTGTACAAGACCAGGCGCGCATACAATCAGGTTAAGCGTTGGCCAGGGCCCTGTCCAGGTGAACGTATCCTCCATCCACATGGACGAGTTGCCCGGTCGTATGGCTGGAGCGTTCCGACAAAAGAAAGGCCGTCATGTTGGCGATCTCTTCTTTGGTTGTCATCCGGTTGCCCAGCGGGATTTTGGCGGTGATCTCCTCCAGCTTGCCCTGTGGATCCGGAAGGGAGCTGACCCATTTTTCATAAAGGGGCGTCCAGCACTCGGCCACGACGATGCCGTTGACGCGGATGCCGTATTTCAGGAGTTCCACGGCCCATTCACGGACAAGGGCGTTCCGGCCGCCGTTAGCCGCCGCGTAAGCGGAGGTATGACCCTGCCCCGTCTCCGCGGTCTTGGAGGTGATATTGACAACCGCCCCCTTGGACTTGATCAGGGCCGGAAGGGCGTGGTGGACGATAAGGTAATAGTGGACGAGGTTTTTGTGGAGGGAAGCCATAAACGCTTCGTAGTTCCCGTTCTCCAGCCCAACGCCATCGTTTTGACCGGCGTTATTAACGACGCCGTCGATCCGGCCATGGGCGTCCAGGGTCGCCTGTACCGCCCGGGCGCACGCCAGGGGTTCATTGAGCTCGGCGGTGATGGCGGTCACCCGCCCACCCGCGGCCTTGATCGAAGCTGCCGTGGCTTCGTTGTCCGCGGCATTCCTACCTATGATTACGGGATGGGCGCCTTCCGCCGCCAACACCCTGGAGATCCCCTCCCCGATACCTTTGGCCCCGCCTGTAACGATGATGACCTTGTCCTGTAGTTGTAAATCCATAACAATCCTATTAAGTAAGTTTATAAAATTCAGAAGCGGTGCCCCCGAACAGGGCGGCCTTTTCGCTCAGCGAAAAAGCGGCAAAGTAGTCCTGGATGACGCGGACGGTTTCCTCGAAGGAAGCCGCCAGGAGGCAGACGGGCCAGTCGGTTCCAAACATCAGGCGCCGCGGGCCGAAGGCCTCGACGACCACGTCCAGGAAGGGATGGATATCCTCGGGTTTCCAGTGGGCCCAGTCGGCTTCGGTGACCAGGCCGGATACTTTGCAGCAGACGTTTTCGCAGCTCGCCAGGGAGCGGATCGTTTTTTTCCAGATAGGCAGGTCGCCGGGGCCGCCCCCCGGCGGGACGCTGAGGCCACCCATGGCCGGCTCGCGGGAGCCCGCGGCTGACTGGTCGCCGGTCCCGCGGGCGGCGCCGTGGCGCGTCGCCCTTCGGGCCGCATACCCCTTGATGTCGGGTTTTGCCATGTGGTCCAGTACCATCGGCTGGTCCGGGAACCGCCGTGCAAACTCGGTGGCATATTCAATCTGATCCGCATAGATCAGGATGTCATAAGTAAACCCATAACGGTTGAGCAACCCGACGCCGCGTAGGAAGTCCGGCCTGAGCATAAAATCCCGCTGGGCCTCCCCCTGGAGAATATGCCGGAACCCTTTCAGGAGCGGGAAGCTCCGGTAGTGCGCGAGTTGTTCTTCTATATCCGAAGCCTGGAGGTTGACCCAGCCCACTACGCCCTTGATAAAAGGGCTTGCAGCCGCCAGGCCCAGGAGAAAGGCCGTTTCCGCCGGCGACTGATCCGCCTGCACCGCCACGCAACCGTCAAAGGCCTGTGCCTCCAGGAGGGGTTGCAGATCCGATGGGAAAAAATCCCGGCGGATGTCCCCGATCATCCAACTGTCGCGGACGGGATCGTATTTCCAAAAGTGCTGGTGGGCGTCGATGCGGAGCATAACCTTTATAGTTGAAAGATGTTATCCATGAGGATCCACTTTTCGCCGGGCGCGGCCCAGGGCAACGGCTGCTGGAACGTCCACATGAGGTCCTCCCAGTGTTGCACCGCGGGGTTGTTTTTGTCCGCGGCGGCTTTGGCGTCCATGCTAAAGTTGTCGGCGGTTTCCATGATCATAAAAAGCCGGTTGCCGGTACGGTAGATCTGCATGTCCAGGATGCCCGCCGACCGGATGCTTTCCAGGATCTCCGGCCAAACCTCCTCGTGCAGGTGTTCGTATTCCCGGATCAGCTCGGGATTGTCTTTCAGGTCGACGGCGAGGCAGTATCGTTTCATGCGAGTGTCGTATTAAAAACAGGTTTTTTTGCGTTGAGGGCCGACCCCTTGTAGGCATACCACGCGATAAATACGTACGCCACTAAAGGTACGATCTCCGCGAGTGCCATGCTGTGTGCATGCACGGCAATTAACCCCATGAGGGGCGGGAAGGCCGCGCCCCCGATGATGGCCATGACGAGGATGCCCCCGGCGACCTTGGTGTTGGGACCGAGGTCACGGATGCCCAAAGCGAAGATGGTGGGGTACATCAGGGACATAAAGAAGCTGGTCAGGAGTAACGCCCACATGCCTACCGGACCGGGATGCAGAATCGCCACGGCGACCAACCCTACATTGATCAGCGCATATAGACCCATCAACCGGTTGGGAGAGAGGTACCTCATAAACCAGGTGGCGGAAAAACGGCCCAGCAGGAAGGCGACCAGGGTGCCGGTGAGGAAATACCCTGCGGTTTTTTCCGGTTCACCGGTATAGTCTTGTACATATTGGATAAAAAAGCTCCAGGTACAGACCTGGGCACCCACATAAAAGAATTGGGCGAGCACGCCCCCGATGAAGTGGGGCTTTTTACCAAGCTCCCGCCAGTTGCCTTTGGGGCCAGCCTCGGTGACGAGCTCATCCCTGACTTTTGGGAACTTGGTGGCGATCATACAGATAGCCCACACCAGTCCGAAAGCCGCCAGGACAAGGTAAGGCGTCACCACACGCATCGTTTCTTTGTGCAGGTAGGCGTCATAGGTACCGGCTGCTTTTAGGGCCGCCACGTGGGCCGGGTCGTTTTCGATCCCGGAAAGGATAAAGACTGTGCCGATCAGGACGCCCAGGATAGCCCCGAACGGGTTAAACGCCTGTGCGAGGTTGATGCGGCGCTCGGCGCTTTCTTCAGGGCCCAGCTCGACGACAAAGCTGTTGGCGCCCGTTTCGAGAAAGGACAGACCGGAGGCGATCACAAAAAGCGCCACCAGGAAAAGCCCGTATTTGCCCACCACGGCAGCCGGCCAGAACAGGAAACAGCCGATGCTAAAGAGGAAAAGCCCGATGACCAGCCCCGCTTTGTAGGAATATTTTTTCATGATCAGACCGGCGGGCACGGCCAGGACGAAATACCCCATATAAAAGGCCGACTGTACGAGCACCGCCTGAAAGCGCGTGAGCTCGAACGACTTCATAAACTGTTTGATGAGGATATCGTTCAGGTTGTTGGGGATGCCCCAGATCAGGAAGAGCATGGTGACGAGGGAAAAGGCAAGGACATTGCCGGAAGGGATCATGGGCTGCTTGGACATGGCAAGTGTTTCGTTTCACCAAAGAAATGCTTTTTATGCGTGCGCCAGCCCCCCCAGATTATCCGACGCTTAAAGAATTTTAACATCACTATCGGATTTATCCCGATTTTTGTGAATAGATGCGTGCAGAACTCCTCAAGGTGCCCCGGCGGCCGGACGATTCCTTTAGCGTCCGGCAACACTTTTCCAACCAGGTCAACAACCGCTGGCACTATCATGTCGAGTTGGAGCTCATCCACATCCACCGGGGAAGCGGGACCCAGTTCGTGGGGGACAACATCAAACGCTTTGACGCCGGGGACATCGTCCTGGTGGGCTCCAACCTGCCCCATTTCTGGCGGTACGACCATCCCGAAACCGACGCCGAAGCACCTTATTCAACCGTCATCCACTTTCGCGATGACCTCTGGGGTGTTCCCTTTCTGCACCTGCCCGAGCTGCGGCCCGTCAAAGCCCTCCTGACCACGGCCGGACGCGGTATCCTGATCCAAGGCAAGCGAGAGCAGCAACGCCTGGGCGCCCTCATCGGCGAGGTCCGCGCGGCCGAAGGCCTGGACAGGCTGTTGCGCCTCCTTAAGGTCTTAGGTGAGCTCGCCGCCGCCCCCCGTCCGCAACTCCTCAGCTCCATCGGCTTCCAACCCGTCTTCACCGAAGGCGAAAGCGAGCGGATCAACGCGATTTATGATTTTACGCTCCAACATTTCCCCGACAATATTTACCTCGAAGACGTCAGCCGCGTGGCCCAGCTCGTTCCGAATTCCTTTTGCCGCTATTTCAAAGCAAAAACGGGGAAAACCTACTCCCAGTTCGTGACCGAGATCCGCGTCGGCCACGCCTGCAAGCTCCTGATCGAAGGCAAAGACAGCATCAAACAGGTGTGCTACGCCAGCGGGTTTAATAATTTCACCTCCTTTAATGCCGCCTTCAAACGGATCACCGGGCAGGTGCCCCAGGCGTATCAAAGAGCGTTTGTGGAACGCTGAAACGATCCACCGGCAGGCTTTCCGGGTGATACTCCTGCAGAAAGGCAATGATTTTTTCCCTCACTTTACACCGCAACTCAAAGGCGTCGCCCGAATTCCGCGCACTGAGCAACACCCGCACTTCCATGACCCGTTCGCGGAGATCGGTCACGTGCACGACATTGACGCGTTTGTCCCAGCGCGGCTCGTTCTCCAGGATCTGGTTCACCTCCCGCCGGATCGCGTCTACCGGTGTCCTATAGTCGAGGTAAAACATCACCGAGGCCAACAGATCGGCCGTGGTACGGGTCCAGTTTTGAAATGGTTTTTCCACAAAATAAGTGATGGGCAGGATGAGCCTCCGCTGGTCCCAGATGTTCAACACCACATACGTCAGCGTGATCTCCTCCACCCTTCCCCATTCGCCCTCGACGACCAGGACATCATCGATCCGTAACGGTTGTGTAAAGGCAATTTGAAAACCCGCCAGCAGCGCGCCCAGCGATCGTTGGGCGGCAAACCCGATGATGATCCCCCCCACCCCGACACCCGTGAGCAGGCTCGCGCCCATCTTGCGCAGTGAGTCGAAGCTCAACAGGATGACACAGGCGGCGACGAGGATGATCAGGACCACCAGGATCTTACGGATAAATTGCAGTTGCGTGCGCACCTTCCGCTCCTTCAGGTTGATCGGTTTGGAAATGTCGTACCGGTGGTACATATAGTCCTCCCCCACCTTGACCATGGCGATGAGGAAAAAAGCCACGCTGATGTCGAAGCAAATCTCCACCGTTTTGTCGATCGGGTCCTTGTAGGGGGTGCCCAGGCGCAGGAAAGGGACTAAGAGGTTGAATAAAAGGAGCGGGATAAAAATGTTGATCGGTTCACCCAGGCGCGTAAGCAGGCTTCTCCAAAGACTGAATTGACCCGCCTGTTGCTCTTTGTACCGCCGGCTGATGCGCGCCAGCACGAATTTGACCAGCAAACCGGCCGCGATCGCCGCGGCAAAAAGGAGCAGGTCGAAAACCAGGTCGGGAAGGTGGAAGGTTAGCATGCGGGAAGTGCTCCCAAAAATATGCCAGAGCTAGTCGCGCTCGCGTTTGGCGAACAGCCAGCCGACGGTGAATCCCGCCATGAGCTCCGGCATGACCCCGTTACCCCTGCTGTCTTCCAGCGGAACGATATACCCTCCACCGTAGGTATAATGATACAGCGAGTCCTGGATGTCCTGGGAGATGCCAACGACCGCCTTGCGGAATTTCACACCCACACCCGAATAGAGACTAAGGGTAAAATACCGCCAAAAGCTTTTGTCCCAGCAAAACAACAAGCTGACCGTACTGACATCCTTCTCTACCGGGTAATGCACCGGGCGGCTGTAGTCCTCCGTCTCGTCATGGATGGACGAATCATATTTGGGATAGTAGTCCTCCTCCGTACGCGTATGCCAGTTGTGCATCAGGTCAAGTGCGATGGAGTAACGATCCGGTCCGTTGCCTCTAAAGGACCGTTTGAGCCCGACCCTCGCCATATAACCCTGGTCAAAATACAGCCCTCCGCCGCTATAAATGGACCAGCGCCTGTTCCATGCCCATTCGACACCTGCTCGGAGACTGCCCCCGTTAGGGTCCAGGGTGGCCAAAGGTTCTATGTACACGGAAATGTAGCGATCCGGCAGTCGTGGCCAAAAGCCGTTGAAGAGGCTGTCAAACGTGTCCATCGTTCGATGAAAAACAGATTGCCCCTGCGCAAAAGAAGCGCAACAAAGAAGGGCGATGGCAGTCAGAAGGCGAGGCATACGGTTAACCTAAGATACAACTTTCTGGTGCGCCCACAAGTCCTGAAAGGCCTCGCTTTGCGACAGCAGTTGTGTAAACGTCCCCTCCCCGGCCACGCGGCCCGCTTTTAGGATGTAGATGTAGTCGAAACGATGTAGTAGGTGCAGCCGGTGCATGGACGACACGATAGCTTTGTCTGCAAAGGCCTCGAAAAGACGCTCGTAGATCAATGCCTCGGTCTTCGGGTCGACGCTGCTGGTCGGTTCGTCCAGCAGCACTACGTCGCTTTCGCGGGCAGCCAGGACGCCGCGCGCAAGGGCCAGGCGTTGCTTTTGCCCACCAGATAAGTTGACGCCCTTTTCGCGGATGTCCGACTGGAGGCCGCCGGGGAGCTGGTGGACGACCTCCGCAAAGTGTGCAACGGAGCACACGTGTAAAATGTCCTCCTCCGAAAACGGCAACCCCAGCGTAATGTTGTACGCAATGGTGTTCTCGAAGATCTCCGGCTCCTGCGGGAAAAGTGTTACCGATTCGTTGAGCGAGTCAAGGTCATACGACGCGTTGTCCACTGTGAATACATATCCGTGTTGTGGGAGGTATAGCCCCCTCAGCAACGCGAGCAATGTGCTTTTCCCACTCCCGCTCTCCCCAATAAGGGCAATTTTTTCGCCCCGTTTGATCCGGATGTGCAGGTCGCGGAGGCTTTGAGCCGTGCTATGTGCAAAATTCAATCCGTGTAGTTCCAGGGTTTGCCAGCGTTCCGGCAATTTTTGTGGCGCGTCCGCCCTGTGCGCTTCCTGATAAGCCTTCGGGATCATCGACGCGTTCTCCACATTGGTATGGTACTGCACCAGGTCCGTATACAACCAGGCCACGTTTTGAAAAACGCTCGTAAACGTATTGACATACCCCAGCAACGTCACCAGCCCCGCGATCAGGAATACCTGACCCGGCACCCAATGCTGGTATACATACCCCGCGCCCACCACGCAATAGATCAGGGTGATCATCATATCCGTGACAAACCACTTCCATTCATTGATCACCGCGCTCCGGCGGAAGGGCCGGAAGATCTGACGCACCTTGGCCAATAGTCCTTTTTCCATGCTTTGTTCCAGGCGCAGGGTAATCACCGTCATGATGTTCGACAGGCTGTCAAAAAGCGTCGAGCTCACCACGTGCTCCTTTTCGTTCACCTCGTCCAGGGCCTTTACAAAAGGCTTGTCAAAACGCATGATGGCCACGACCGTGAGTACCCCCAACCCCACCGCGATCGAGCCAAAAAGCGGCGAAAAGATCACGATGGCACTCACCGAAAAAAGAAACCGGCAAATCGAATCGATAAACATAAACCCCCGGTCATAAAACTCCCTGAGCGCCTCGTACGCCTTTCGCACCCGGTTGATCGTCGCCCCGCTATGATGGTCCTGGTGCCACTTTGCCGGCAGGTGCATCACCTGGTGGTAGCGCTCCTGTAGAAAGTTCCGGCTCAACCGGAAGGCCAGGCTTCGCTCCATTACCCGCGCCGGGCCGTGCAAACACCACTGGAAAAACTTCAGGGACGTGTATGCCGTGACATACATCAGCGTGTATTTGAATACGTGCGCGCTATCGTTTTGCAACCGGCCCACGAACCAGCCGAATAACAGGGGGCTCAGGGCGATGATGGCATTCGCAACGACAAACATCGCGTATACCAGGACGAAGCGCTTTTTTTCCTTTCGGGCGTAGGTCCAGGCGGTGCGCAGGAGGGAGAGGTAGGGGTTGGGCATCCGGGGGTAAAACTACGGATTCTATTGCTGATCCCCTGAGACGCCTGGGTGAAAGGTGGCGCCGCCGGCATCGATAACGCAAGGTCCGTCGGAAATGATGCCATTGGTATGGAAGGACCACTTTGTGGCGTGGCTCGCTAAGTCTACGGCAACAAACGACCCGTCGCTGGTGCCATAATACAAAATGCCGTGCGCAATGGTAACCTCGGAAATGGATGGCAGCGTTCCGACGGGATTGGTAGACGTCCATAGGACGTTGCCGGTTTGCATATCGAATGCATAGACAGCACCGTCATTATTGCCGGCGTAAACAGCGCCATTATACGTGACAGGGCTGGAAAATTGTCCACTGGTTCCTCCTCCGTAAGGTCCGGATTTCCAAAGCACGGAACCCGATGCCGTGTCGAAGGCATACATGTAATTGTCGTAGCCGGCGATGAAGACTTTGCTTCCAGACACCGTCGGAGAAGTACCGCTTCCAAATGTACCGTCATAATAACGCCATTTGACCGCGCCGGTGTTGGCGTCCATCGCCACTATTTTGCAAAACTGATCGGCCGCATACACCGTACCACCCACCGCCGCTGGATTTGAATAGCCACTCCCATTATAATAGGTCCAGACCGGATTGCCCGTGGCGACATTTAAGGCGACCACAGAAGCATACCCTTCAAAGAGGGAGAAGTACACCAGCCCATTGGCTACCGTAGGGTTGGCATCGAGAACGTCGGCCTTGAGGTCTTGGGTTACGAATTGCCATTTAACCGCGCCGGTTTGCGCGTCCAGTGCCGTCATGGTCGCGTTGCCGTACATGAAAACCACCCCGTTGGTCACCGTCGGATAGGAATACACGGGTTCATAAAAATCGTATTTCCACAGCAATGATCCGTTGGCCGCATTGATCGCATAGAGGTAGCCGTCGGTACTGCCCACGAATACCGTCCCATTACTCACGGTGGGGCCATGGTCGATGGCTCCGCCCGTAGCGAATTTCCAGCGTTGAAGCCCCGTAGCGGCATCGATGGCATACACGTATCCGTCGTCGGAGCCCACAAACACGCTTAGATTGGTGGAGACAAACACCGTATAAGCCGCCATCGAGCCGTCCTCCGCCGTTACGAGGTACCGCTGGGACGATGTAAAATCAGCTTTGGTACCCGAAGATGGGGAGATGCTGACACCGGTATACGTGATGTACGGCGTCAAATTATCAAGCGGCAGGTCGCTGCTAAACGGAACGACAATGGTGTCCCCGCTGATGATCCCCTGGATGGTTGCGGTCAGCCCCGGGTTTTCCGTCGGCCGGAAAGCAAAAGAAGTGATCGCCTTGGCGTTAGACAGGAATCTCACCGTCACCACATAGGACTGAGTGCTGCCGTCCTGTGCCGTCACCACATAGGTCACCGGCGCCGAAAAATTCTCTGATTGCCCACTGGCAGGCGTGATCTTCGCTCCCTTATAGGTGATCGTCGGAACAAGTCCGTTCAGGTTGGTGCCCATGGGAACCGCCACCAGTACCGAGTCCGCACCGATGGTGCTGCCTATGTCCCTCGTCAGCCCCTGATTGGCGGCAGCGGTGAACGTAAAGCTGATGATGTATTTGTCGGAGGACGGATGGTTGTTGTTCTTGTTGCAGGATAACAACAGTAAGACGGCAGAGGCAAGGAGGATACGCATGGAGGGCGGTTTGCAGTGGCAATATACGAAAAATAACTCATGTTTTCCATGCCGTCGCCGCGTACATCCGGGCGCGCCCGAAGGCAGAGGGGCGGTCGCCCAGGAGGTTGAATTGGTCGTAACCCATGTCTTTGAAAAAACCTTTCAGTTGTTCTTTGCCGATCGGATATGGGACCCAGGGGTTGGACTTTTGTGTGTCGTATTCGACGATGATGAATCTGGGTGGTTGCAGCCTTCTTATCAACGTCCCTTTGTCCTTTACGTAGTGCATGGAATTGGCCATCAGGATGCCGTCCAGGGGTGGCAGGCCTAGCGGGTCCTTTTCGAAGTTTTTTTGTAGGAAAAGAATGCCCTTTGGCAGGTCCTGGCGGGTTTTGTCTATCGCGTAGATCGTGCTTTCGGGGTGAA
This sequence is a window from Dinghuibacter silviterrae. Protein-coding genes within it:
- a CDS encoding tagaturonate reductase produces the protein MKLSINELAQIPDEGVVKPKAENLSLPETVLQFGTGVLLRGLPDYFIDKANRQGLFHGRIVVVKSTSGGDAGAFDRQNSLYTLCIRGIEHGHKVFENRISSAISRVLSAADAWDDVLELARKNGIRIIISNTTEVGIQAVEEDIHAEPPASFPGKLLAFLYTRYESCKGSADGGLVIIPTELISDNGKKLKRIVIDLARFNKLPEAFLEWLDRYNSFCSSLVDRIVPGRPDAIMLDQIQKYLGYEDDLLLVCESYRLWAIEGDEDILGPVLSFAKADPGVVIAPSIEVFKELKLRLLNGTHTLSCGLAFLSGFDTVRDTMEDEAFEEFMETLALGEIAHAIPIALPDGAAHDFGQKVLDRFRNPYLEHRWINITLQYSSKMKLRVIPVLRQHYVNKGSVPPAMTKGFAAHILFMRPDKVEGGKYSGSSRGLHYPIQDDNAAVYAAHWQSADPVRSILGDVSLWDTDLTQLNGFADAVAKELFILKEKGGL
- a CDS encoding zinc-binding alcohol dehydrogenase family protein; protein product: MRAWSCTTPGSFSLLDIPAPEPQDGRTTLRIRRIGVCGTDLHAFQGTQPYFSYPRILGHELAGDPVDGPERGDACTLIPYYACGHCIACRRGLPNCCTSIKVCGVHIDGGMVEYLSVPNDALVPGEGLSHDALALVEPLAIGAHGVRRAGITPGEFVLVIGAGPIGLGTMAFARIAGARVIALDVNEARLRFCREQLGVEHTVLAGGAGATAAGPTPTASSGATGPGGAAQDGSAAPTALEAVRDITSGDMATVVIDATGNLKAINGGLDYLAHGGRYVLIGLQKEAFCFSHPEFHKRESTLMSSRNATREDFRQVMRALRSGEVDPVTFITHRAPFDKVGAEFPGWLDPASGVIKAMIEL
- a CDS encoding L-fucose dehydrogenase; protein product: MDLQLQDKVIIVTGGAKGIGEGISRVLAAEGAHPVIIGRNAADNEATAASIKAAGGRVTAITAELNEPLACARAVQATLDAHGRIDGVVNNAGQNDGVGLENGNYEAFMASLHKNLVHYYLIVHHALPALIKSKGAVVNITSKTAETGQGHTSAYAAANGGRNALVREWAVELLKYGIRVNGIVVAECWTPLYEKWVSSLPDPQGKLEEITAKIPLGNRMTTKEEIANMTAFLLSERSSHTTGQLVHVDGGYVHLDRALANA
- a CDS encoding amidohydrolase family protein; amino-acid sequence: MLRIDAHQHFWKYDPVRDSWMIGDIRRDFFPSDLQPLLEAQAFDGCVAVQADQSPAETAFLLGLAAASPFIKGVVGWVNLQASDIEEQLAHYRSFPLLKGFRHILQGEAQRDFMLRPDFLRGVGLLNRYGFTYDILIYADQIEYATEFARRFPDQPMVLDHMAKPDIKGYAARRATRHGAARGTGDQSAAGSREPAMGGLSVPPGGGPGDLPIWKKTIRSLASCENVCCKVSGLVTEADWAHWKPEDIHPFLDVVVEAFGPRRLMFGTDWPVCLLAASFEETVRVIQDYFAAFSLSEKAALFGGTASEFYKLT
- a CDS encoding L-rhamnose mutarotase, whose translation is MKRYCLAVDLKDNPELIREYEHLHEEVWPEILESIRSAGILDMQIYRTGNRLFMIMETADNFSMDAKAAADKNNPAVQHWEDLMWTFQQPLPWAAPGEKWILMDNIFQL
- the fucP gene encoding L-fucose:H+ symporter permease produces the protein MSKQPMIPSGNVLAFSLVTMLFLIWGIPNNLNDILIKQFMKSFELTRFQAVLVQSAFYMGYFVLAVPAGLIMKKYSYKAGLVIGLFLFSIGCFLFWPAAVVGKYGLFLVALFVIASGLSFLETGANSFVVELGPEESAERRINLAQAFNPFGAILGVLIGTVFILSGIENDPAHVAALKAAGTYDAYLHKETMRVVTPYLVLAAFGLVWAICMIATKFPKVRDELVTEAGPKGNWRELGKKPHFIGGVLAQFFYVGAQVCTWSFFIQYVQDYTGEPEKTAGYFLTGTLVAFLLGRFSATWFMRYLSPNRLMGLYALINVGLVAVAILHPGPVGMWALLLTSFFMSLMYPTIFALGIRDLGPNTKVAGGILVMAIIGGAAFPPLMGLIAVHAHSMALAEIVPLVAYVFIAWYAYKGSALNAKKPVFNTTLA
- a CDS encoding AraC family transcriptional regulator → MRAELLKVPRRPDDSFSVRQHFSNQVNNRWHYHVELELIHIHRGSGTQFVGDNIKRFDAGDIVLVGSNLPHFWRYDHPETDAEAPYSTVIHFRDDLWGVPFLHLPELRPVKALLTTAGRGILIQGKREQQRLGALIGEVRAAEGLDRLLRLLKVLGELAAAPRPQLLSSIGFQPVFTEGESERINAIYDFTLQHFPDNIYLEDVSRVAQLVPNSFCRYFKAKTGKTYSQFVTEIRVGHACKLLIEGKDSIKQVCYASGFNNFTSFNAAFKRITGQVPQAYQRAFVER
- a CDS encoding mechanosensitive ion channel family protein, with translation MLTFHLPDLVFDLLLFAAAIAAGLLVKFVLARISRRYKEQQAGQFSLWRSLLTRLGEPINIFIPLLLFNLLVPFLRLGTPYKDPIDKTVEICFDISVAFFLIAMVKVGEDYMYHRYDISKPINLKERKVRTQLQFIRKILVVLIILVAACVILLSFDSLRKMGASLLTGVGVGGIIIGFAAQRSLGALLAGFQIAFTQPLRIDDVLVVEGEWGRVEEITLTYVVLNIWDQRRLILPITYFVEKPFQNWTRTTADLLASVMFYLDYRTPVDAIRREVNQILENEPRWDKRVNVVHVTDLRERVMEVRVLLSARNSGDAFELRCKVREKIIAFLQEYHPESLPVDRFSVPQTLFDTPGAPAR
- a CDS encoding ABC transporter ATP-binding protein, which produces MPNPYLSLLRTAWTYARKEKKRFVLVYAMFVVANAIIALSPLLFGWFVGRLQNDSAHVFKYTLMYVTAYTSLKFFQWCLHGPARVMERSLAFRLSRNFLQERYHQVMHLPAKWHQDHHSGATINRVRKAYEALREFYDRGFMFIDSICRFLFSVSAIVIFSPLFGSIAVGLGVLTVVAIMRFDKPFVKALDEVNEKEHVVSSTLFDSLSNIMTVITLRLEQSMEKGLLAKVRQIFRPFRRSAVINEWKWFVTDMMITLIYCVVGAGYVYQHWVPGQVFLIAGLVTLLGYVNTFTSVFQNVAWLYTDLVQYHTNVENASMIPKAYQEAHRADAPQKLPERWQTLELHGLNFAHSTAQSLRDLHIRIKRGEKIALIGESGSGKSTLLALLRGLYLPQHGYVFTVDNASYDLDSLNESVTLFPQEPEIFENTIAYNITLGLPFSEEDILHVCSVAHFAEVVHQLPGGLQSDIREKGVNLSGGQKQRLALARGVLAARESDVVLLDEPTSSVDPKTEALIYERLFEAFADKAIVSSMHRLHLLHRFDYIYILKAGRVAGEGTFTQLLSQSEAFQDLWAHQKVVS